In Massilia antarctica, the following are encoded in one genomic region:
- a CDS encoding VRR-NUC domain-containing protein: MRKVLENEFYYLDNFHQVLEWIAGRYSDLLTDEEQAFIATFPSLPQASRALLVRMVMRKGTVFRASKLNYAEIGCAVEAARHLLPTGWVHCDPVITLDELFELLLKAEIGTVFSLSLHEKNARKAEQLDALRDAFGDARAFSAWYRDSPDTVYSITVKALCDRLRLIFFGNLRQDWTEFVLSDLGLFQYEKVEFSASSRGFRTRRDVDDYLALHQCKERFLAGEALREVLAALPREAFDNEWIDSRRERLMFQIAQQVEKQQDWGQAFELYACCNFPGARARAIRVLEKHARHAEAYALLERAQAAPESDAERQQLLRIAPRLRRKLGHQPLPSRRNPFVARLDLSLPMPLEPGWWVEGIVRDHLARADAPVFYVENALINSLFGLLCWVPIFSAIPGAFFHPFHRGPADLHSADFYRRREREFRACLDQLDDGRYQDTIRAHYDGKRGIASPFVAWEALSAELLDMALACIPAPHLKKWCERILLDIKANRNGFPDLIQFWPVERRYNMIEVKGPGDRLQDNQLRWIEYCAAHQMPISVCYLQWAQPCS; this comes from the coding sequence ATGCGCAAAGTTCTTGAGAATGAGTTCTACTACCTGGACAACTTCCACCAGGTGCTGGAATGGATTGCCGGGCGTTACAGCGACTTGCTCACCGATGAGGAGCAAGCGTTTATCGCCACCTTCCCCTCGCTGCCGCAAGCCTCGCGCGCGCTGCTGGTGCGCATGGTCATGCGCAAGGGCACGGTGTTTCGTGCGAGCAAGCTGAACTACGCGGAAATCGGCTGCGCGGTCGAGGCCGCGCGCCACCTGCTGCCCACCGGCTGGGTCCATTGCGACCCGGTGATCACCCTCGATGAACTGTTCGAGCTGCTGCTCAAGGCCGAAATCGGCACGGTTTTCAGCCTGTCCCTGCACGAAAAAAACGCCCGCAAGGCCGAGCAGCTGGACGCCCTGCGCGACGCCTTCGGCGACGCCCGCGCGTTTTCCGCCTGGTACCGCGACTCGCCCGATACGGTCTACAGCATTACCGTCAAGGCCCTGTGCGACCGCCTGCGCCTGATCTTCTTCGGCAACCTGCGCCAGGACTGGACCGAATTCGTGCTGTCCGACCTCGGCCTGTTCCAGTACGAAAAAGTCGAGTTTTCGGCGTCCTCGCGCGGTTTCCGCACCCGGCGCGATGTCGACGATTATCTGGCTCTGCACCAGTGCAAGGAACGCTTTCTGGCCGGCGAGGCCCTGCGCGAGGTGCTGGCCGCCTTGCCGCGTGAGGCTTTCGACAATGAGTGGATCGACAGCCGGCGTGAACGGTTGATGTTCCAGATCGCCCAGCAGGTGGAAAAACAGCAGGATTGGGGCCAGGCGTTCGAGCTGTACGCCTGCTGCAATTTCCCCGGTGCGCGGGCGCGCGCCATCCGCGTGCTGGAAAAACACGCGCGCCATGCGGAGGCGTACGCGCTGCTGGAACGGGCCCAGGCCGCGCCCGAAAGCGATGCCGAGCGCCAGCAACTGCTGCGCATCGCCCCGCGCCTGCGCCGCAAGCTCGGGCACCAGCCGCTGCCGTCGCGCCGCAATCCCTTTGTTGCGCGCCTCGACCTGAGCCTGCCGATGCCGCTTGAACCGGGCTGGTGGGTCGAAGGCATCGTGCGCGACCACCTGGCGCGCGCCGACGCCCCCGTGTTCTATGTCGAGAACGCGCTGATCAATTCCCTGTTCGGGCTACTGTGCTGGGTCCCGATCTTCAGCGCCATTCCGGGGGCGTTTTTCCACCCCTTCCACCGCGGCCCGGCCGACCTGCACAGCGCCGATTTTTACCGCCGGCGCGAGCGCGAGTTCCGCGCCTGCCTCGACCAGCTCGACGATGGCCGCTACCAGGACACCATCCGCGCCCACTACGACGGCAAGCGCGGCATCGCCTCCCCGTTCGTGGCCTGGGAAGCGCTCAGCGCCGAGCTGCTCGACATGGCGCTGGCCTGCATCCCAGCCCCGCACCTGAAAAAATGGTGCGAGCGCATCCTGCTCGACATCAAGGCCAACCGCAACGGCTTCCCCGACCTGATCCAGTTCTGGCCCGTCGAGCGGCGCTACAACATGATCGAAGTCAAAGGCCCGGGCGACCGCCTGCAGGACAACCAGTTGCGCTGGATCGAATACTGCGCCGCGCACCAGATGCCTATTTCGGTGTGCTACCTGCAGTGGGCGCAGCCGTGTTCGTGA
- the phaP gene encoding TIGR01841 family phasin (Members of this family are phasins (small proteins associated with inclusions such as PHA granules). Note that several different families of phasins have been named PhaP despite very little sequence similarity to each other.), with the protein MFTNPEQFASATKTLFELQMMTFNALTSKAVQGVEQVVSLNMTTAKNSVQGSMAMGKEMSQAKDPKAAMDVAAAHAKPMAGAVVYGEQLKVIIDDIHNEFTQAADAHIAEAKSTLTALIYDVTQNVKPGSENAVEIIKTAIDNAFQGYEQVTKATRQAVQVVEDQIAKATAQVAPAEKNAA; encoded by the coding sequence ATGTTTACGAATCCCGAACAATTTGCATCCGCCACCAAGACGCTTTTTGAACTCCAGATGATGACTTTTAACGCCCTCACCAGCAAAGCGGTGCAGGGCGTGGAACAGGTTGTCTCGCTGAACATGACGACTGCAAAAAATTCGGTGCAAGGTTCCATGGCCATGGGCAAGGAAATGAGCCAGGCCAAGGACCCGAAAGCGGCGATGGACGTGGCGGCGGCCCATGCCAAGCCGATGGCGGGCGCGGTGGTGTACGGCGAACAGCTCAAGGTGATCATCGACGACATCCACAACGAATTCACGCAGGCCGCCGACGCCCATATCGCCGAAGCCAAGAGCACCCTCACGGCACTGATCTACGACGTGACGCAAAACGTCAAGCCGGGCAGCGAGAATGCGGTGGAAATCATCAAGACCGCGATCGACAACGCCTTCCAGGGCTACGAACAGGTCACCAAGGCTACGCGCCAGGCGGTGCAGGTGGTGGAAGACCAGATTGCCAAGGCCACCGCGCAAGTGGCGCCGGCCGAAAAAAACGCCGCGTAG
- a CDS encoding serine hydrolase domain-containing protein produces the protein MIPRLLGRVLALIVFTVSGAAHADPVDELVNAELARQQIPGAAIAVVKDGKIIKEAGYGMANLEHQAGVTPDTVFQSGSVGKQFTAALVLLLAADGKLRLDDPIGRHLSNTPAAWKKVTVRHLLNHTAGLRDPDEIIKLNQNYTDAQLQRAGSTLPLQWAPGTKWAYSNFGYQLLGILCTRVGGKHYGEQLRERIFAPAGMQARIISERDIVPHRAAGYDVVNGQFKNQEWVSPTLNTTADGSLYLTARDLAKWHIALDGDQLLGAAIKQAMWTPTTLKDGSTVPYGFGWETSPTLERRSFWHDGAWQGFTTQSTRFVDDGLAVVVLTNRSDARVDTLLELVAAHYLRAPDAP, from the coding sequence ATGATCCCCCGTTTGCTCGGCCGTGTGCTGGCCCTGATCGTATTCACCGTGTCCGGCGCCGCGCATGCCGACCCGGTCGACGAGCTCGTCAACGCCGAGTTGGCGCGCCAGCAGATTCCCGGCGCCGCCATCGCCGTCGTCAAGGATGGAAAAATCATCAAGGAAGCCGGTTACGGGATGGCCAACCTGGAGCATCAGGCCGGCGTCACACCAGATACGGTGTTCCAGTCCGGCTCGGTCGGCAAGCAATTTACCGCCGCGCTGGTCCTGCTGCTGGCCGCCGACGGCAAACTACGGCTGGACGATCCGATTGGGCGCCATCTCTCCAACACGCCGGCGGCCTGGAAAAAAGTCACCGTGCGTCATTTGCTCAATCACACCGCCGGCTTGCGCGATCCGGACGAAATCATCAAGCTCAACCAGAATTACACCGACGCCCAACTGCAACGCGCGGGCAGCACCTTGCCGCTCCAGTGGGCGCCGGGCACGAAATGGGCTTACAGTAATTTCGGCTACCAGCTGCTGGGCATCCTGTGTACACGGGTGGGTGGAAAACACTACGGCGAACAGCTGCGCGAGCGCATCTTCGCACCGGCGGGCATGCAGGCGCGCATCATCAGCGAACGCGACATCGTGCCGCACCGCGCCGCCGGCTATGACGTGGTCAACGGGCAATTCAAGAACCAGGAATGGGTCTCGCCCACCCTCAACACCACCGCCGACGGCAGCCTGTACCTGACCGCGCGCGACCTGGCGAAGTGGCATATCGCGCTCGATGGCGACCAGTTGCTGGGCGCGGCCATCAAGCAAGCCATGTGGACCCCCACCACGCTCAAGGATGGCAGCACGGTGCCGTATGGCTTCGGCTGGGAAACCTCGCCCACCCTGGAGCGGCGCTCGTTCTGGCACGACGGCGCGTGGCAGGGTTTCACCACTCAAAGCACGCGCTTCGTCGACGATGGCCTGGCCGTCGTGGTGCTGACCAACCGCTCCGACGCCAGGGTCGACACCTTGCTCGAACTGGTCGCCGCCCACTACCTGCGCGCGCCAGACGCGCCTTGA
- a CDS encoding ATP-dependent DNA helicase produces the protein MSYVVAVRALCEFSAKQGDLDLRFTPSPTAQEGMAGHAVVTERRGPGYQKEVSLSGEYGPLLVRGRADGYDPAQNLIEEIKTYRGDLDRMPANHRHLHWAQVRVYGHLLCAQLGLDEVSLALVYFDIGKQTETVLRETRGAAELRAMFTEQCERFVVWAAQELAHRAARDAALGALRFPHPAFRPGQRDLAETIFRANSGARCVLAQAPTGIGKTVGTLFPVLKAAPLHRLDKVFYLAAKTPGRKLALDAAQAIKRSAPGMPLRVLELVARDKACEHPDKTCHGDSCPLAKGFYDRLPAARSAAIDVPLLDREGLREVALAHQVCPYYLGSEMVRWSDVVVGDYNYYFDMGAMLYGLALANQWRVSVLVDEAHNMVSRARKMYSADLERGALRAARAVAPAHLKKALDKVGRSWPSKDGAGYEVLDAPPAKLLDALQTAASAITDFLAENPGPMEPDLQRFYFNALHFARLAETFAEHSMVDCTRDGAHASTLAIRNIVPAPFLKPRFALAHATALFSATLSPWNYYSDALGLPPDTAWVDIDSPFAADQLSVHVVRDISTRFTHRASSVAPIAALIARQYAQVPGNYLAFFSSFDYLDQVADRVERDFPDIPVFRQPRRMAETERDAFLGRFTLESRGVGFAVLGGSFGEGIDLPGARLIGAFIATLGLPQMNPVNEQIRQRMQATFGAGYDYTYLYPGMQKVVQAAGRVIRTEGDRGVVYLIDDRFAQPEVRELLPRWWHVDQSRIALT, from the coding sequence GTGAGCTACGTTGTCGCGGTGCGTGCCCTGTGCGAATTTTCTGCCAAGCAGGGCGACCTGGACCTGCGCTTCACGCCCTCGCCCACCGCCCAGGAAGGCATGGCCGGCCACGCCGTGGTGACCGAGCGGCGCGGCCCGGGTTACCAGAAAGAGGTCAGCCTGTCCGGCGAATACGGCCCGCTGCTGGTGCGCGGACGGGCCGACGGCTACGATCCGGCCCAGAACCTGATCGAGGAAATCAAGACCTATCGGGGCGACCTCGATCGCATGCCGGCCAACCACCGCCACCTGCACTGGGCCCAGGTACGCGTGTACGGGCACCTGCTGTGCGCGCAGCTTGGGCTCGATGAGGTGTCGCTGGCACTGGTGTACTTCGACATCGGCAAGCAGACCGAAACCGTGCTGCGCGAAACCCGCGGCGCGGCCGAGCTGCGCGCCATGTTCACCGAACAGTGCGAGCGCTTCGTTGTGTGGGCCGCGCAGGAACTGGCGCACCGCGCCGCGCGCGACGCTGCACTGGGCGCGCTGCGCTTCCCGCATCCGGCCTTCCGTCCGGGCCAGCGCGACCTGGCCGAAACCATCTTCCGCGCCAACAGCGGCGCGCGTTGCGTGCTGGCGCAGGCGCCGACCGGCATCGGCAAGACCGTCGGCACCCTGTTCCCGGTCCTCAAGGCCGCGCCGCTGCACCGCCTGGACAAGGTGTTCTACCTTGCGGCCAAGACCCCGGGCCGCAAGCTGGCGCTCGACGCGGCGCAGGCGATCAAGCGCAGCGCGCCTGGCATGCCGCTGCGCGTGCTGGAACTGGTCGCGCGCGACAAGGCCTGCGAGCATCCGGACAAAACTTGCCATGGCGACTCCTGCCCGCTGGCCAAGGGCTTCTACGACCGGTTGCCGGCAGCGCGCAGCGCGGCGATCGACGTTCCCCTGCTCGACCGCGAGGGCTTGCGCGAGGTCGCGCTGGCGCACCAGGTGTGCCCGTACTACCTGGGCAGCGAAATGGTGCGCTGGAGCGATGTGGTGGTGGGCGACTACAACTACTACTTCGACATGGGCGCGATGCTGTACGGGCTGGCCCTGGCCAACCAGTGGCGGGTCAGCGTGCTGGTGGACGAGGCGCACAACATGGTGTCGCGCGCGCGCAAGATGTATTCGGCCGACCTGGAACGCGGCGCGCTGCGGGCGGCGCGCGCGGTGGCGCCGGCGCACCTGAAAAAAGCGCTCGACAAGGTGGGGCGCAGCTGGCCGTCAAAGGATGGCGCGGGCTACGAGGTGCTCGACGCGCCGCCCGCCAAACTGCTCGATGCGCTGCAAACCGCAGCGAGCGCGATCACCGATTTTTTGGCGGAGAATCCGGGGCCGATGGAACCGGACCTGCAGCGCTTTTACTTCAACGCCCTGCACTTCGCCCGGCTGGCCGAAACCTTCGCCGAGCACTCGATGGTCGACTGCACGCGCGACGGCGCACACGCATCCACGCTCGCGATCCGCAACATCGTGCCGGCGCCGTTCCTCAAGCCGCGCTTTGCGCTGGCCCACGCGACGGCGCTGTTTTCGGCCACCCTCAGTCCGTGGAACTACTACAGCGATGCGCTTGGCCTGCCGCCGGATACGGCTTGGGTCGACATCGACTCGCCCTTCGCGGCCGATCAGTTGAGCGTGCACGTGGTGCGCGACATTTCCACGCGCTTTACGCACCGCGCCAGCTCGGTGGCGCCGATCGCGGCGCTGATCGCGCGCCAGTACGCCCAGGTGCCAGGCAATTACCTGGCGTTTTTCAGCAGCTTCGATTATCTCGACCAGGTGGCCGACCGCGTGGAACGCGATTTTCCCGACATTCCCGTGTTCCGCCAGCCGCGCCGCATGGCCGAAACGGAGCGCGACGCTTTTCTGGGGCGCTTCACCTTGGAGAGCCGCGGGGTTGGATTTGCGGTCTTGGGCGGCTCCTTCGGCGAAGGCATCGACCTTCCGGGCGCGCGCCTGATCGGCGCTTTCATCGCCACGCTCGGGCTGCCGCAAATGAATCCGGTCAATGAACAGATACGCCAGCGCATGCAGGCGACCTTCGGTGCAGGCTACGACTACACGTATCTGTATCCGGGCATGCAGAAGGTGGTGCAGGCGGCGGGCCGGGTGATCCGTACCGAGGGCGACCGCGGCGTGGTGTACCTGATCGACGACCGCTTCGCCCAGCCGGAGGTGCGCGAGCTGTTGCCGCGCTGGTGGCATGTGGACCAGAGCCGCATTGCGTTGACTTAA
- a CDS encoding LytR/AlgR family response regulator transcription factor yields the protein MRVIIVDDEDLARALVREFLASDPDVDIVAECANGFDAVKAITELAPDLVFLDIQMPKLNGFEVMELAGSKARTIFVTAFDQYALKAFDIHAVDYLLKPFSQQRFDAALAHARTHAAKDGVDAVLRDAALRAKPLERVLIRDGARVHVIAAGQIDYIEAQDDYVRISAGGKHYLKNQSLSELASQLDPALFVRIHRSWLLNLGAIDRIEQGRDSHTAILMDGTRLPVSRSGFQKLRDLIG from the coding sequence ATGCGCGTCATAATCGTCGACGATGAAGACCTCGCGCGCGCCCTGGTGCGCGAGTTCTTGGCCAGCGATCCCGATGTCGACATCGTGGCCGAATGCGCGAACGGCTTCGACGCCGTCAAGGCCATCACCGAACTGGCGCCGGACCTGGTCTTCCTCGACATCCAGATGCCCAAGCTGAACGGCTTCGAGGTGATGGAACTGGCCGGCAGCAAGGCGCGCACCATTTTTGTGACCGCGTTCGACCAGTACGCGCTCAAGGCCTTCGATATCCACGCCGTCGATTACCTGCTCAAACCCTTCAGCCAGCAGCGTTTCGACGCCGCGCTGGCGCATGCGCGCACCCATGCCGCAAAAGACGGGGTCGACGCCGTGCTGCGCGATGCAGCGCTGCGCGCCAAACCGCTGGAGCGGGTGCTGATCCGCGACGGCGCGCGCGTCCACGTCATCGCCGCCGGCCAGATCGACTACATCGAAGCGCAAGATGACTACGTGCGCATCAGCGCCGGCGGCAAGCACTACCTGAAAAACCAGAGCCTGTCGGAACTCGCAAGCCAGCTCGATCCGGCTCTCTTCGTGCGCATTCACCGCTCCTGGCTGCTCAACCTCGGCGCCATCGACCGCATCGAGCAGGGCCGCGACAGCCACACCGCGATCCTCATGGATGGCACCCGCCTGCCGGTCAGCCGCAGCGGCTTCCAGAAGCTCAGGGACTTGATCGGCTGA